Proteins co-encoded in one Thermodesulfobacteriota bacterium genomic window:
- the lptE gene encoding LPS assembly lipoprotein LptE — translation MWLLMGCGYHLVGKETHLPPEIRSLAIPLFANKTFEPGIEVPFTQGFLREFIQDRRMRVTAREEADSILEGVIKAFQISSSSYDRSGVAQEYQVTVVLDLTLRMKNGEVLWVEKDLSDSRFYRASANVLLTESNKAAAIQSLARWMAGRVRHRFFSHF, via the coding sequence ATGTGGCTCTTGATGGGCTGCGGCTATCACCTGGTGGGCAAAGAGACTCATCTCCCACCGGAGATCCGTTCTCTGGCCATCCCCCTCTTTGCGAATAAGACCTTCGAGCCGGGGATCGAGGTTCCCTTCACCCAGGGCTTCCTGAGAGAATTTATCCAGGATCGGAGGATGAGGGTGACGGCCCGAGAAGAGGCGGATTCCATCCTGGAGGGGGTCATCAAGGCCTTTCAAATCTCTTCGTCCTCCTACGATCGCTCCGGGGTGGCCCAGGAATATCAAGTGACCGTCGTCCTCGATCTGACGTTGAGGATGAAGAATGGGGAGGTCCTCTGGGTGGAGAAGGATCTCTCCGACAGCCGGTTTTATCGGGCCTCGGCCAATGTGCTTCTGACCGAGTCGAACAAAGCCGCCGCGATTCAGTCGCTGGCCAGGTGGATGGCCGGACGGGTCCGCCACCGTTTCTTTTCCCATTTTTGA
- the efp gene encoding elongation factor P, whose protein sequence is MYSASDLRKGLKITIDNEPYVVTAFEFSKPGKGQALYRTKLKNMITGLTIDRTYREGDTFEPASLEERPMQYLYREGNQYYFMDNETFEQIVINEEALGEARHFLVENLNVKVLLFREKAIGVELPNFVNLRVIKTEMWVKGDTSKTDYKPATLETGYEIRIPPFVQEGELITVDTRTGEYSTRVKE, encoded by the coding sequence ATGTATTCCGCATCCGATTTGAGAAAGGGGTTGAAGATTACGATCGATAACGAACCCTATGTGGTGACGGCCTTTGAGTTCTCAAAGCCTGGGAAGGGTCAGGCCCTTTACCGAACCAAGTTGAAGAACATGATCACCGGCCTGACGATCGATCGGACCTATCGCGAAGGGGACACCTTCGAACCCGCCTCGCTGGAAGAGAGACCGATGCAGTATCTCTACCGAGAGGGGAACCAGTACTACTTCATGGACAACGAAACCTTCGAGCAAATCGTCATCAACGAAGAGGCCCTGGGAGAGGCGAGGCATTTTCTGGTCGAGAATCTGAACGTGAAAGTCCTCTTATTCAGGGAGAAGGCCATCGGCGTGGAGCTTCCCAATTTCGTCAACCTCCGGGTGATCAAGACTGAAATGTGGGTCAAGGGCGATACGTCCAAAACGGATTATAAGCCCGCCACGCTCGAGACCGGATACGAAATCCGCATCCCTCCCTTCGTGCAGGAGGGAGAGTTGATCACCGTGGACACCCGGACCGGTGAGTATTCGACCCGGGTGAAAGAGTAG
- the epmA gene encoding EF-P lysine aminoacylase EpmA yields MVQRIHWALASRKGVLQRRARILQETRRFFQDRGYLEVETPYRLPTVAPESHIDPIPSEDWFLHPSPELCMKRMLAAGYEKIFQICRCWRRGERGRLHHPEFTLLEWYRVGAGYKDLMEECETFLRSLAAGLELGNLLTFRGRRIDLASPWERVTVKEAFRLYGEMTVEEALRQGRFDEVMVERIEPRLGIGKPTFLYDYPSERRSLSRLKPEDPSVAERFELYLGGLEIANAFTELNDPEEQRRVFQSEREARLLAGKEVYPMPEKFLEELEAMPPSAGIALGVDRLVMVLLDATTIDEVVAFTPEDL; encoded by the coding sequence GTGGTTCAGAGGATCCACTGGGCTCTGGCGAGCCGAAAGGGCGTTCTGCAGCGACGGGCCAGAATCCTTCAAGAGACCCGGAGATTTTTCCAAGATCGGGGGTATCTCGAGGTCGAGACCCCCTACCGCCTTCCCACCGTCGCCCCTGAATCCCATATCGATCCCATCCCTTCCGAAGATTGGTTCCTTCACCCTTCCCCAGAGCTCTGCATGAAGCGAATGCTCGCCGCAGGCTACGAGAAAATCTTCCAGATCTGCCGATGCTGGAGGAGAGGAGAGAGGGGGCGGCTCCACCACCCCGAATTCACCCTCCTCGAATGGTATCGGGTGGGTGCTGGTTATAAGGATCTGATGGAGGAGTGTGAGACCTTCCTTCGGTCCCTGGCCGCTGGCCTCGAGCTGGGAAATCTCCTGACGTTTCGAGGCCGAAGGATCGATCTCGCCTCCCCTTGGGAGAGGGTCACGGTCAAAGAGGCCTTTCGCCTTTATGGGGAGATGACCGTAGAAGAGGCGCTCCGACAGGGCCGTTTCGACGAGGTGATGGTCGAAAGGATCGAGCCGCGGCTCGGGATCGGAAAACCGACCTTTCTCTACGACTATCCCTCAGAAAGGCGCTCCCTCTCCCGTCTCAAGCCCGAAGACCCTTCCGTCGCCGAACGATTCGAACTCTACCTCGGAGGTCTGGAGATCGCCAACGCCTTTACCGAATTGAACGATCCGGAAGAGCAACGAAGGGTCTTTCAGTCCGAAAGAGAGGCCCGCCTCCTTGCGGGAAAGGAGGTTTACCCGATGCCCGAGAAGTTCTTGGAGGAGCTCGAAGCCATGCCTCCTTCTGCTGGGATCGCCCTGGGGGTGGATCGGCTGGTCATGGTTCTTTTAGACGCAACGACGATCGACGAGGTGGTCGCCTTCACCCCCGAAGACCTTTGA